A window of the Hevea brasiliensis isolate MT/VB/25A 57/8 chromosome 6, ASM3005281v1, whole genome shotgun sequence genome harbors these coding sequences:
- the LOC110641842 gene encoding trihelix transcription factor ASIL1 — MDKETNQESPSLPSNNNSIKEETSRKQLSATGSGGFAAAAAAGGDRLKRDEWSEGAVSSLLEAYESKWILRNRAKLKGHDWEDVARFVSSRANYTKSPKTQTQCKNKIESMKKRYRSESATADASSWPLYPRLDLLLRGSAAATAAVAPQPPPPPQSQQQQPPPPTLQASNHSPPLMLLETSHVLPQPPPQPLAPPPPPPPPAIGTAQNSHGSNGVERGAKEDGVGTKLSDHVSDKNAMETDSSTPALYSEKEKLRSKKLKMKMDRKKKRRREEWEIADSIRWLAEVVVRSEQARMDTMRELEKMRIEAEAKRGEMDLKRTEIIANTQLEIAKLFAGVGKGVDSSLRIGRS, encoded by the exons ATGGATAAAGAAACAAACCAAGAAAGCCCTTCTCTGCCTTCTAACAATAACTCCATCAAAGAAGAAACTTCAAGAAAACAACTCTCTGCTACTGGTAGTGGTGGttttgctgctgctgctgctgctggtgGAGATAGACTCAAACGAGATGAATGGAGCGAAGGAGCTGTTTCTAGCTTGCTTGAGGCCTATGAGAGTAAGTGGATACTTAGAAACCGAGCTAAGCTCAAAGGACATGACTGGGAAGACGTTGCTCGCTTTGTTTCATCGCGTGCAAATTATACCAAGTCGCCCAAGACTCAAACGCAATGTAAGAATAAGATTGAGTCAATGAAGAAGAGGTATAGATCAGAATCCGCCACTGCAGATGCTTCCTCTTGGCCCTTATACCCACGTCTTGATCTTTTGTTACGTGGAAGTGCTGCTGCTACGGCTGCAGtagcaccacaaccaccacccccACCGCAGTCACAacaacaacaaccaccaccaccaaCTCTTCAAGCATCCAACCATTCTCCTCCTTTGATGTTGTTGGAGACATCCCATGTGttgccacagccacctccacagcCTCTGGCTCCTCCGCCTCCTCCTCCACCTCCAGCTATTGGGACTGCACAAAACTCACATGGGTCCAATGGTGTTGAGAGGGGGGCCAAG GAAGATGGTGTTGGTACAAAATTATCAGACCATGTCTCAGATAAGAATGCCATGGAAACAGATAGTAGCACTCCAGCTTTGTATAGCGAAAAGGAGAAATTGAGGTCCAAAAAACTGAAGATGAAAATGgacagaaagaagaaaagaagaagggaagaaTGGGAGATAGCAGATAGCATCAGGTGGCTAGCAGAAGTAGTGGTAAGATCAGAACAAGCAAGAATGGATACAATGAGAGAACTAGAAAAAATGAGAATAGAAGCCGAGGCCAAGAGAGGCGAAATGGACCTAAAAAGAACGGAGATCATAGCCAATACTCAATTGGAGATTGCCAAGCTCTTTGCAGGAGTTGGTAAAGGAGTTGATTcctccttaagaattggaagaagctga
- the LOC110641880 gene encoding U-box domain-containing protein 4, producing MEVKRRTARSLVSKLGSVSEQTRSEALAELRLITKHDADSRPIIADAGAIPFLAETLYSSSHDSQENAAATLLNLSISSRDSLMSTRGLLDAISHALRHHNTTTSALAVQSSAATLHSLLIVDSYRPIIGSKRDIIYSLIDIIKMAKSPPRSIKDALKALFGIALYPLNRSTLIDLGAVPPLFSLVLKDGRVGVVEDATAVIAQIAGCEESDGEFAKFSGVRILVDLLDVGTGSSGRIKENAVAALLNLVRCGGEKAVEDVRDMAAAVVEGIKEVAENGSAKGKSKAIALLKVIEGGSSNGSTQFDTSLNQSS from the coding sequence ATGGAGGTGAAGCGCAGAACTGCTCGCTCCTTAGTTTCCAAACTCGGCTCTGTATCCGAGCAAACCCGCTCCGAAGCCTTAGCTGAGCTGCGTCTCATCACCAAACACGATGCTGATAGCCGCCCGATTATCGCTGACGCCGGTGCTATTCCCTTCTTGGCTGAGACTCTTTATTCTTCATCCCATGATTCGCAAGAGAACGCCGCTGCTACTCTCCTTAACCTTTCCATCTCTTCCCGTGACTCCCTCATGTCTACGCGCGGCCTCCTTGATGCTATTTCTCACGCGCTTCGCCACCATAATACTACCACTTCCGCTCTCGCTGTTCAATCCTCTGCTGCTACTTTGCACAGCCTCCTAATCGTCGATTCTTATCGGCCTATCATCGGATCCAAACGCGATATCATTTATTCTCTGATAGATATAATCAAAATGGCTAAGTCGCCGCCGCGGTCGATTAAAGATGCGTTGAAAGCTTTGTTTGGAATTGCTCTGTATCCGTTGAATAGATCCACACTGATTGATCTTGGGGCTGTCCCGCCGTTGTTTTCATTAGTTTTGAAAGACGGGAGAGTGGGGGTAGTGGAGGATGCGACGGCGGTGATAGCGCAAATTGCTGGGTGCGAGGAGAGCGACGGTGAATTCGCGAAATTTTCGGGGGTGAGGATTTTGGTGGACTTGCTGGATGTGGGGACGGGTTCTAGTGGGAGAATAAAGGAGAACGCAGTGGCGGCATTGTTGAATTTGGTGAGGTGTGGAGGGGAGAAAGCGGTGGAGGATGTGAGGGATATGGCTGCGGCAGTGGTCGAGGGGATTAAGGAAGTGGCGGAGAATGGAAGCGCCAAAGGGAAGAGTAAAGCTATTGCATTGTTGAAGGTGATTGAGGGCGGATCAAGCAATGGGAGTACTCAGTTTGATACTTCACTCAATCAATCTTCATAA